The genomic interval TGATAAAAGCATGGACCTTCAGTGTCGTAGATTCCGCACAGTTTCTGACAAAGCTGATAGCGGTTTATAATGCGGTCGAGATATTGAAGAGCTTCGTCCTTTTCTGAAAAAGCGCGCAATGGAAAAGCTTTTTTCTGATTTTGTGTGGCGTCGATATAAAAGTTCAGATATCCATTGTTGTCTTCGCATTCGTAAAGTCCGAAGCGAGCCAGGGAGCGACGTCCGGCGCGATTGAATACCGGTTTGTTCATTTTTATTTCGTGAGATTCTTTCAGAAGGGCAATGAGTTCGCTGCCGGTTTCTTCGTATTCGACACGCGCCGTAAGTTCCTGCATGCGCAGGTCGCGCACGGCTTTTTTGTTATAAAAATGATCGAGCACACGGCGGTGCAGGTTGGTGCTTTTACCTATGTAAATCAGATCGTCTTTGTCGTTATAAAAATAGTATACTCCGGTAGTTTCCGGAATTTCCCTGAAGCGTGTGATCATAAGCGCCGGATGCAGCTTGAGCTGAGTCTGCAGCACTTTCGGGCTGTCAGGAATACCAATTTCCTCGAGCATCAGAAACAAATCAACGGTAGCTCGTGCGTCGCCGGCAGCGCGATGTCGGTCGTGGAGCGGAATATTTAGCGATTCGCATAAATTGCCCAGACTGTACGAAGCGTGGCCTGGAATCAACTTGCGGCTGTTAGCCAATGTGCAGAATTTATCACTTTTAAAAACATAACCCAGCCGGGCAAATTCGGTGACAATGAAATTGTAATCGAAGCTTACGTTGTGCGCAACGAAAATGGCATCTTTGGTGATTTCAACAATGCGGGCAGCGACTTCGTAAAACTTTGGCGCATCTTCAACCATCGCATCAGTAATACCTGTCAGTTGCGTAATAAAAGGCGGAATGGGCCTTTCGGGATTAATGAGCGAACTGAATTCGTCAATGATTTTGCCATCTTCCACTAAGAAAATGGCAATTTCAGTAATTTTACCTGCCCGGTTATTCCCCCCGGTTGTCTCTATGTCGCAGACAGCGTATTTCATTGAGTGCAAAGGTAGTGATTTGCCCGATTATTTTATTGATTTTTTGCAGCTGTTGAAAAACTGTAAAAATTCACTATCTTTGTAAAGCTATGAATATTCTGACTCAGCATATCGATCAAATAAACAAGCTCTGTGAATCAAACAGTGTGAGAAATCTCTTTTCCTTCGGATCGGTAAATTCGAATAAATTTACCATTAAAAGTGATATTGATTTGGTTGTTGAAATTGATGATAACGATCCCATTTCTTATGCTGAAAAGTATTTCAATTTAAAATTCAAACTGGAAGAATTGCTTCATCGACGGATAGATTTACTCGAACAAAAGGCAATTCGCAATCGTTTTCTGAAAAGTGAAATAGATCGTACCAAAGTAATAGTTTATGGAAAAAGCAATGCAGACCTGGCTTGAAGATATTGTCAGGTCGATTGATGAAACAGAAATGTTTCTTCCTGAGAAAAGAAATTTTCACGAATTCAGAAAAGACCTGAAGACAAGAAAAGCAATTGAAAGAAATATTGAAATAATAGGTGAAGCTGTAAACCGGATTTTAAGTGTTAGTCCAAGTATAACCATATCGCATGCGCGAAAAATTGTGGACACAAGAAATCGAATTATTCATGGATATGATTCTGTTTCCGAAGATATTATCTGGGCAATTGTTACAAACGACTTGAAGAGTCTTAGGGATGAAGTTGCGCTTTTAATTAATGATCAGTCTCTGTAATTTTAGCTTCGCGAATGTCCATCCTGATGTTATTGGACCGCAGTTGACATTTTTCGAATAATGCAAATTTATTAAAACGCGGGCGTTCCGATGAAAGGTTTGCTTTTTTGAAAATGTCTGTACACAATACCAAACTCAATTGCATCGGCTTTGGCGAAATGAGCGCGCAGAGCAACGTGTAGCCCAATATTATCAGAAACAAAATATCGCAGTGACAATCGCTCAAAAACAAATTCTTTTTTAAAATTACCGTTTTTCAAATAAGATCCTGCCTGAAGATGTATTTGTAATCTGCCGATGGGTATAGTCCAAAGCCCTTTCAGCGACAGTTTAATATTGTTAGAAAAAGGAACAATGGTGTCATTGAATTCAGTCAGTTTTTCATTCATGCTGTAATCCAGGATCAGATCAGAACCAATTCCAAAAGCTGATTTAGAACGCGGGAAAAACTTTTCGGCGGAAAGACTGAATGCAGGCTTAATTCTCCCTTCATATTTTACTTGCTTCCATGCACCCGTTGCCACAAATTGCCAAAGACCTGAGAATACGGGTTCATTCAATTCCCTTTTAGCGATGGCTGCTGGTTTCATATTCCAGCTGTATTCGAGTCCCAGTCCTAATGTTGGAATATTCAGTCCGAGATTTGGCGCTTTGGTTGAGCCGTTTGAAAAATGCGTCCAGAGCAATTCTGCTTTCATTTTCCATGATGGCGTCAGTTCGAATGTTCGTTTGTAACCCAGTATTATCAACGCATTCAGATGTGAACCGATGGCAGTGAATGAACAATTGTCTTCGGTATACGTTTTTGTATTGAATTCAATGCCGCATCCAAGCACAAAATGGCTGCGGTGTTTTTCATTCAGCGGAAAATGAAACTGTGGACTAAAGCCTATTGAATAGCCCATAGTGTCAGGGTTTCCGGGATTTATAAGACAGATATCAATTACTTTTAATGTGTGTCCGCCTTGTTTCACATTGGTGTCGCGTGGAGTCAGATATTGAAAATGGCATTGCTGGGCGTGTCCGGTGATGTAATTCCACATATCGGAGTGATGCGGAGAGGTGAACCCATATCCAAAACCAGCCGACAGGGAACGCGTCTGCGCCTGTGATGCTGCGGAAATGCAGAGGATGCTCAGAAATAGTAGTAGTTGGCGCGCAGGCATTTTGGCAATTTATAAAGTGCAGAGCAAAGATAAAAAATGAATTGATATAATTGGAGCACTGTCACGGATCAGGGGCAACGCATTAAACCCCGCAAAAAACTGCTGGAATCGTAGTTGCACAAAGTTGCACAACGTTTTGCACGAAGTAACACAATGTAAAAAACTGTAAAAGCCGATTCAAAAAAACACAACAGAGTTGTG from Bacteroidetes bacterium GWF2_43_63 carries:
- a CDS encoding antitoxin, whose protein sequence is MEKAMQTWLEDIVRSIDETEMFLPEKRNFHEFRKDLKTRKAIERNIEIIGEAVNRILSVSPSITISHARKIVDTRNRIIHGYDSVSEDIIWAIVTNDLKSLRDEVALLINDQSL